One window of Microcoleus vaginatus PCC 9802 genomic DNA carries:
- a CDS encoding PAS domain-containing sensor histidine kinase produces the protein MHTKPVQQKSQGLGRYVDGTVPIAQQPAEAAVSESKDRFRRFVERSAEAVAMVDCEMRYLSVSRRWETDCGLGDGEAIGRSHWELFPNLPEYWEQNAQACLTGVLEYSEFVAGRAIASVSGKIASDSLSASVKWVFQPWTNSEGAIGGLILFASKIAEAPAQTNCFNKFQSEVKITQLETIPQLTQIALENAADTIFFTTSDGQICYANKAACHLFGYSESELLNMRVSDIDSQLSASDWREHWAQLKQQTNLTFETSYKTKDGPSFPVEVKVNYLEYGGCEYRCAIARDISARQVAESALLEAKEQLQAVLDAVPGLVSWVSSDLRYLGVNRHLASAYKMPAELFIGQKVGFLDTSPKFNDLVYDFFANHKKKTSQEVTASIRGENKTYLIVAQKYHNSTAAVFVGLDITESKQSLLALQESEERLRQQAAKLEQTLLILQRAQTQLVQTEKMSSLGQLVAGIAHEINNPVSFISGNVSHATGYIQELLRAIDLYQKYYPRPVREIQDLMEELDLDFIKKDLPKLLNSMKVGSERIRDVVRSLRLFSRTDEAQMKPADIHEGLDSTLLILQNRLQAKGGRPGISLVKEYGDLPQVHCYAGHLNQVFMHLLTNAIDALEEGGRHHAKYGKNQNQSYLSSARSSSEIFTPEIRIRTSVVGENEVAIAISDNGPGMTEEVLDCIFDPLFTTKCPDTSTGLGLAISQHLVVEKHGGKLHCVSRPGEGTELIIRIAIGND, from the coding sequence GTGCACACTAAGCCAGTTCAGCAAAAAAGTCAGGGACTGGGAAGGTACGTTGACGGGACTGTCCCGATCGCCCAACAACCCGCAGAGGCAGCCGTGTCCGAGAGTAAAGACCGATTTCGGCGGTTTGTCGAGCGCTCCGCCGAGGCCGTGGCAATGGTAGATTGTGAAATGCGCTATCTGTCGGTTTCTCGTCGCTGGGAAACAGATTGCGGGTTGGGCGACGGCGAGGCCATCGGCCGATCTCATTGGGAACTGTTCCCGAATCTCCCGGAATATTGGGAGCAAAATGCCCAGGCTTGTTTGACGGGAGTTTTGGAATACAGCGAGTTTGTGGCAGGGCGAGCGATCGCATCTGTATCAGGAAAAATCGCAAGCGACTCTTTGAGTGCCTCGGTCAAATGGGTATTTCAGCCTTGGACAAATAGCGAAGGTGCGATCGGCGGTTTGATTTTGTTTGCATCTAAGATAGCTGAGGCTCCCGCTCAAACTAATTGCTTTAATAAATTTCAGTCCGAGGTCAAAATCACGCAGTTAGAAACTATACCACAACTAACTCAAATTGCCCTCGAAAATGCTGCTGATACAATCTTTTTTACTACCTCCGACGGTCAAATTTGCTACGCGAACAAAGCTGCTTGCCATCTTTTCGGGTACTCGGAATCGGAACTGCTAAACATGAGGGTTAGCGACATCGATTCGCAGTTGTCAGCATCGGATTGGCGAGAACACTGGGCTCAACTGAAGCAGCAAACCAACCTCACTTTTGAAACCAGTTACAAAACCAAAGACGGCCCCAGTTTTCCCGTTGAAGTTAAAGTCAATTATTTAGAATACGGCGGTTGCGAATACCGCTGCGCGATCGCCCGCGACATTTCGGCTCGCCAAGTAGCAGAATCAGCGCTTTTAGAGGCGAAAGAGCAACTTCAAGCCGTTTTGGACGCCGTGCCGGGATTAGTTTCTTGGGTAAGTTCCGATTTGCGCTACTTGGGAGTAAACCGACATTTAGCTAGCGCTTACAAAATGCCTGCCGAACTATTTATCGGTCAAAAAGTAGGTTTTTTAGATACAAGTCCCAAATTTAACGATTTAGTATACGATTTCTTTGCAAACCATAAAAAGAAGACATCTCAAGAAGTAACAGCGAGCATCAGAGGAGAAAATAAAACTTATCTCATTGTCGCTCAAAAATACCATAACAGTACGGCGGCGGTATTTGTCGGATTGGATATTACAGAAAGCAAACAGTCTCTTTTAGCTTTGCAAGAATCCGAAGAACGCTTGCGACAACAAGCGGCTAAATTAGAGCAAACGCTGTTAATTTTGCAGCGAGCTCAAACTCAACTGGTTCAAACAGAAAAGATGTCATCCCTGGGGCAGTTGGTAGCAGGAATAGCGCACGAAATTAATAATCCAGTTAGTTTTATCTCCGGCAATGTCAGCCACGCCACCGGCTACATTCAAGAACTGCTGCGAGCGATCGACCTTTACCAAAAGTATTATCCCCGTCCCGTGCGGGAAATTCAAGATTTGATGGAAGAATTAGACTTAGACTTCATCAAAAAAGACTTGCCAAAACTGCTAAATTCAATGAAAGTCGGTTCGGAAAGGATTCGCGATGTCGTGCGATCGCTCCGCTTGTTCTCGCGTACCGACGAAGCCCAAATGAAGCCTGCTGATATCCATGAAGGTTTGGACAGCACTTTGCTGATCTTGCAAAATCGCCTGCAAGCTAAAGGGGGACGGCCGGGGATTTCTCTAGTTAAAGAGTACGGAGATTTGCCGCAAGTTCACTGCTATGCGGGACACTTAAACCAAGTGTTCATGCACTTGTTGACAAATGCGATCGACGCTTTGGAAGAAGGGGGGAGACATCACGCAAAGTATGGTAAAAATCAAAATCAGTCTTACTTGTCTTCAGCCAGGTCGAGCTCTGAAATATTCACTCCCGAAATTCGGATTCGGACCTCCGTGGTAGGGGAAAACGAAGTTGCGATCGCCATTAGTGACAACGGCCCTGGCATGACTGAAGAAGTCCTCGACTGCATCTTTGACCCTTTGTTTACCACTAAATGTCCAGACACGAGCACTGGTTTGGGTCTAGCAATATCCCAGCATTTAGTAGTAGAAAAGCACGGCGGTAAGTTGCACTGTGTTTCGCGTCCGGGAGAGGGAACAGAGTTGATAATTAGAATTGCCATCGGCAACGATTAA
- a CDS encoding guanylate kinase, with product MKSGKLIVLTGPSGVGKGTLVRSLLNRHPELYLSVSVTTRSPREGEIEGQHYYFVSRSRFEQMVEAGELAEWAEFAGNFYGTPYFGLKQGIGEGKWVILEIELEGARQIRNNFTEALRIFILPPSWEELERRLRSRGQDSETAIARRLLRAKEEIEAAGEFDFQVVNDDLEVALKKLESILNLGELSGN from the coding sequence ATGAAATCCGGTAAATTAATTGTTTTGACGGGGCCTAGCGGTGTGGGGAAAGGCACCCTAGTACGATCGCTCCTCAATCGCCATCCCGAATTGTATCTTTCGGTATCGGTGACAACTCGATCGCCCCGTGAGGGAGAAATTGAGGGACAGCACTACTATTTTGTCAGCCGCAGCCGCTTTGAACAAATGGTTGAGGCTGGAGAGTTGGCGGAATGGGCTGAGTTTGCCGGTAATTTTTACGGTACTCCTTATTTTGGTCTCAAGCAAGGAATTGGTGAGGGAAAATGGGTAATCCTCGAAATTGAGTTGGAAGGGGCTAGGCAAATTAGGAATAATTTTACCGAGGCGCTGCGAATTTTTATTTTACCTCCTTCTTGGGAAGAATTGGAACGGCGCCTGCGGAGTCGGGGTCAAGATTCCGAAACTGCGATCGCCCGTCGGTTGCTGCGGGCTAAAGAGGAAATTGAAGCGGCGGGGGAATTCGATTTCCAAGTTGTTAATGATGATTTGGAAGTTGCTTTGAAAAAGCTAGAATCAATACTTAATTTGGGTGAGCTTTCAGGTAACTAA
- a CDS encoding M3 family peptidase: protein MTATVTIADNPLLIGQGLPPFDAIEPQHVVPALTQLLTELEASLAALESSVEPTWSGLVEPLQRLGERLNWSWSIVGHLMGVKNSPELRSAQETVQPEVVKFWSKLSQSKPLYEAFKALRASENWDSLESAQQRIVEAALRDAQLSGVGLEGEQKERFNAIQLELAEITTQFSNHVLDATKAFSLTLTNKDEIDGLPPSLLSLAAQATRSAGEENADAENGPWRITLDFPSYGPFMQHSTRRDLREKLYKAFIGRASSGELNNWPLTDRILALRQEKAALLGFSSYAELSLASKMAPDVAAVEALLEELRLASYSAAVKDLEDLKAFAAEKGAPEAGDLKHWDVGFWSERRREEKFAFSAEELRPYFALPQVLEGLFGLVKRLFGVTVTAADGQTPVWHKDVRYFQIDDEAGNAIANFYLDPYSRPEEKRGGAWMDECVVRAKFVEASKTTTRLPVAYLVCNQSPPVDGKPSLMTFGEVETLFHEFGHGLQHMLTTVDYPGASGINNVEWDAVELPSQFMENWCYDRATLFGMAKHYETGETLPEHYYQKLLAARHYMSGTVMLRQVHFSSVDIELHHRYRSGGSETVADVRNRIAKTTTVLPPLEEDAFLCAFGHIFAGGYAAGYYSYKWAEVLSADAFAAFEEAGLEDESAIASTGKRFRDTVLGLGGSLHPMEVFKTFRGREPSTKALLRHSGLVAA from the coding sequence ATGACTGCAACCGTAACTATTGCTGATAACCCGTTACTAATCGGTCAAGGATTGCCTCCATTTGACGCGATCGAACCACAACACGTCGTCCCCGCCCTCACCCAACTGCTGACCGAACTAGAAGCCTCGCTAGCTGCCTTAGAATCGTCTGTCGAGCCGACTTGGAGCGGCTTAGTAGAACCCTTGCAGCGGCTCGGAGAGCGTTTAAATTGGAGCTGGAGCATTGTCGGACATTTGATGGGTGTGAAAAATAGCCCGGAACTGCGATCGGCTCAGGAAACAGTGCAGCCGGAAGTAGTAAAATTCTGGAGCAAGCTCAGTCAAAGCAAACCGCTTTACGAAGCTTTTAAAGCGCTGCGGGCTAGTGAAAATTGGGACAGCTTAGAGTCAGCTCAACAGCGAATTGTCGAAGCCGCTCTCCGAGACGCCCAACTCTCCGGCGTCGGTTTAGAAGGCGAGCAAAAAGAGCGTTTTAATGCCATTCAATTAGAATTGGCCGAAATTACTACCCAATTTTCCAATCACGTCCTCGACGCTACCAAAGCATTCAGCCTCACCCTCACAAACAAAGACGAAATTGACGGTTTGCCGCCGAGTTTGTTGAGTTTAGCAGCTCAAGCCACTCGCAGCGCCGGCGAAGAAAATGCGGATGCCGAAAACGGCCCTTGGCGGATTACTTTAGACTTTCCCAGTTACGGCCCTTTCATGCAGCACAGCACGCGCCGCGACTTGCGCGAAAAGTTGTACAAAGCTTTTATAGGCAGAGCAAGTAGCGGAGAATTGAATAACTGGCCGTTGACCGATCGCATTTTAGCTTTGCGCCAGGAAAAAGCTGCTTTGCTCGGGTTTAGCAGTTATGCCGAATTGAGCTTGGCGAGCAAAATGGCTCCCGACGTTGCAGCAGTGGAAGCTTTGTTAGAAGAATTGCGCTTAGCTAGTTACAGTGCTGCTGTCAAAGATTTAGAAGATTTGAAAGCTTTTGCTGCCGAAAAAGGCGCGCCGGAAGCTGGGGATTTGAAGCACTGGGATGTAGGTTTTTGGTCGGAACGGCGGCGGGAAGAAAAGTTTGCTTTTAGTGCCGAAGAATTGCGCCCTTACTTTGCTTTGCCGCAGGTATTAGAGGGGTTATTTGGATTAGTAAAGCGGCTGTTCGGCGTGACAGTAACTGCGGCAGACGGTCAAACTCCTGTCTGGCACAAAGATGTGCGCTATTTCCAAATAGATGATGAAGCAGGAAATGCGATCGCCAATTTCTATTTAGACCCCTACAGCCGCCCCGAGGAAAAGCGCGGCGGTGCTTGGATGGACGAGTGCGTGGTGCGCGCTAAATTTGTGGAAGCGTCCAAGACAACCACGCGGTTGCCGGTGGCTTATTTGGTGTGCAACCAAAGTCCTCCTGTGGACGGCAAACCGAGTTTAATGACTTTTGGGGAAGTCGAAACTTTGTTTCACGAATTCGGTCACGGTTTGCAGCATATGCTGACAACGGTAGACTATCCGGGGGCTTCGGGCATCAATAATGTTGAGTGGGATGCGGTGGAATTGCCCAGTCAATTTATGGAAAATTGGTGTTACGACCGCGCGACTTTGTTCGGGATGGCAAAGCATTACGAAACCGGGGAAACTTTGCCGGAACACTATTACCAAAAACTGCTAGCAGCGCGCCACTACATGAGCGGCACCGTCATGCTCAGGCAAGTACATTTTAGCAGCGTTGACATCGAATTGCACCACCGCTATCGATCGGGCGGCAGCGAAACTGTGGCCGATGTCCGCAACCGCATCGCTAAAACTACGACTGTTTTGCCTCCTCTGGAAGAAGACGCATTTTTGTGCGCTTTCGGACACATTTTTGCGGGCGGCTATGCGGCGGGGTATTACAGTTATAAATGGGCGGAAGTGCTCAGCGCTGATGCTTTTGCGGCGTTTGAGGAAGCGGGTTTGGAAGATGAAAGTGCGATCGCATCTACAGGCAAGCGCTTCCGAGATACAGTGTTAGGATTGGGCGGCAGTTTGCACCCGATGGAAGTGTTTAAAACTTTCCGGGGACGCGAACCGAGCACTAAAGCTTTGTTGAGACACAGCGGTTTAGTTGCGGCTTAA
- a CDS encoding class I SAM-dependent methyltransferase yields MNLDTVREQFEQRAFDYDGLIPRLIPRYREQHDLILQLIPFQTNANIKVLDLGAGTGILSARILSAFPQANVLAFDMAENMLKICQTNLSAFRERLTLQQGNFAEDDFGSGYDLVVSGLAIHHLDSAGKQQLFHKLFHSMNPGGILLIRDIVTGATPRLTEQYEQLWRQYMKANGEDDAAWFKKYREEDIPSSVEEQTKWLAEAGFASAGCHWRYLNFAVFGGVIPR; encoded by the coding sequence GTGAATTTAGACACTGTACGCGAGCAATTTGAACAAAGAGCATTTGATTATGACGGCTTAATTCCTCGCCTCATTCCGCGCTATCGCGAACAACACGATTTAATATTGCAGTTAATCCCTTTTCAAACTAATGCTAACATAAAAGTTCTGGATTTAGGGGCGGGGACAGGCATACTGTCTGCAAGGATTTTGTCAGCATTTCCTCAAGCAAATGTCCTAGCCTTTGACATGGCGGAAAATATGCTGAAAATTTGCCAAACAAACTTGTCCGCTTTCCGAGAACGGCTGACCTTGCAGCAAGGAAATTTTGCCGAAGATGATTTCGGCAGCGGTTACGATTTGGTAGTTTCAGGCTTAGCAATTCACCACCTCGACAGCGCAGGCAAACAACAGCTATTTCACAAACTTTTCCACTCGATGAATCCAGGGGGAATCTTGCTAATTCGAGATATTGTGACAGGTGCTACTCCCCGGCTGACTGAGCAATACGAACAGTTGTGGCGGCAGTACATGAAAGCTAACGGAGAAGACGATGCCGCCTGGTTTAAAAAATATCGAGAAGAAGATATTCCCTCCTCTGTGGAAGAGCAGACAAAGTGGCTTGCAGAAGCTGGTTTTGCCTCCGCTGGATGTCACTGGCGCTATCTAAATTTTGCTGTTTTTGGCGGAGTGATCCCAAGGTAG
- the xseA gene encoding exodeoxyribonuclease VII large subunit, whose product MTSILPDTALSVAGLTSYLQDLLEGDRNLQSVWLTGEVSNVSHHPSGCFFTLCDTDKSAAIRCVVWNSQRQKLVQIPAKGEQLLVLGSIRVYKNRGEYQLTVVQSLPAGEGLQALRLQQLRSRLDAEGFFDPARKRPIPAHPQIVAVVTSDTGAAWGDIQRTLAQRYPGLRVLLSPTGVQGELAAAAIARAIARVELDGRADVIILGRGGGSAEDLACFNDERVVRAIANCAIPIITGIGHERDESLADLVADKRAHTPTAAAAQAVPILADLYFEHKQRMVNLASAVRARFQTEEEHLQLLQNRLKRLPATSRTLRQATGKLEVLQEKLSALNPAAVLQRGYAAVIQSDGTIVRTTDGLEWGEELTVRLSRGVLKVKIVEVLDAEEKL is encoded by the coding sequence ATGACTTCAATTCTTCCCGATACAGCTTTATCTGTGGCCGGACTAACATCATACCTGCAAGACTTGTTGGAGGGCGATCGCAACCTGCAATCAGTTTGGCTGACAGGCGAGGTGTCGAACGTTTCGCACCACCCCAGCGGCTGCTTTTTCACTCTGTGCGACACCGACAAAAGCGCTGCTATTCGCTGCGTGGTGTGGAATTCTCAGCGGCAAAAATTGGTGCAAATACCCGCAAAAGGAGAACAGTTGCTGGTTTTGGGAAGCATCCGGGTTTACAAAAATCGCGGCGAGTACCAGTTGACTGTTGTGCAATCGCTACCGGCTGGGGAAGGATTGCAGGCTTTGCGGTTGCAGCAATTGCGATCGCGCTTGGATGCTGAGGGTTTCTTCGATCCCGCCCGAAAGCGCCCGATTCCCGCACACCCGCAAATTGTGGCCGTGGTGACATCAGATACTGGGGCTGCTTGGGGAGACATTCAGCGCACTCTAGCCCAAAGATATCCAGGTTTGCGGGTGTTGCTGTCGCCGACAGGAGTGCAGGGAGAATTGGCTGCTGCTGCCATTGCTAGGGCGATCGCCCGGGTAGAATTGGACGGTAGGGCGGATGTGATTATTTTAGGGCGCGGCGGCGGTTCTGCGGAAGATTTGGCTTGTTTTAATGATGAGAGAGTTGTCAGGGCGATCGCCAATTGTGCGATTCCAATTATCACTGGTATTGGGCACGAAAGAGACGAATCTCTCGCCGATTTAGTAGCAGATAAACGAGCCCACACTCCCACTGCGGCGGCGGCTCAAGCTGTACCAATTTTAGCAGATCTTTATTTTGAACACAAGCAGCGAATGGTCAATTTAGCAAGTGCTGTGCGGGCAAGATTTCAGACAGAAGAAGAGCATTTGCAACTGTTACAAAATCGATTAAAACGCTTGCCTGCGACATCTCGAACTTTGCGGCAAGCAACTGGTAAACTGGAAGTATTGCAAGAAAAGTTATCCGCACTGAATCCGGCAGCAGTATTGCAAAGGGGTTATGCGGCGGTAATCCAAAGTGACGGTACGATCGTCCGCACAACTGACGGTTTGGAATGGGGAGAGGAATTGACTGTGAGGTTGAGTCGGGGCGTGCTGAAAGTTAAGATTGTAGAAGTATTGGATGCAGAAGAAAAGTTATGA
- a CDS encoding RNA 2'-phosphotransferase codes for MNASRLVKISRYLSKHLRHAPSRIGLELAPGGWVPVSKLLEACQKNNFTVQLAELKEVVAQNDKQRFSFDSTGTLIRANQGHSVEVDLQLEPGVPPDILYHGTGSTAVESILTQGIRKMSRHHVHLSMNIQTARQVGARHGIPAVFTVDAAAMQRDGHTFYCSANKVWLVDFVPPAYLKISG; via the coding sequence ATCAACGCTTCTCGGTTAGTAAAAATCAGCCGATATCTCAGCAAACACCTGCGTCACGCGCCCTCGCGCATCGGCCTTGAACTCGCTCCCGGTGGCTGGGTTCCTGTTAGCAAACTCCTCGAGGCGTGCCAAAAAAATAACTTTACAGTTCAGCTTGCAGAACTCAAGGAAGTAGTCGCGCAAAACGACAAGCAGCGCTTTTCATTTGACTCTACAGGCACTCTAATTCGTGCTAACCAAGGACACAGCGTAGAGGTTGACTTGCAGTTAGAACCCGGTGTTCCCCCGGATATTTTATATCACGGAACAGGTAGCACTGCTGTGGAGTCTATTCTCACTCAAGGAATTAGGAAAATGTCGCGGCATCATGTTCATTTGTCGATGAATATCCAGACGGCGCGCCAAGTAGGTGCAAGACATGGCATCCCGGCAGTCTTTACTGTAGATGCCGCCGCCATGCAACGTGATGGTCATACATTTTACTGCTCGGCAAACAAAGTTTGGTTAGTAGATTTTGTGCCGCCCGCTTATCTCAAAATAAGTGGATAA
- a CDS encoding AAA family ATPase, which yields MSAEDMGDRENNFHQNNSPNRGLLGSGWRPFYRQFDWEHVVHLASSDPLELAQKTLGAASDIADAMGRHQYTWWANILNVFSENTRYEIDEFWDYITPQPVYPDYRYKDVLVTETPVVQLVSRASIPIDYVLNKLQEITVFKVLDLLGKPDAITQSFMERHFSYPPERFVSWERLEVLGTVYASWARFGCWLQIDSYDRGRRCYTLICQDIAPLVSKATYNLAVILGGYKSRVGQVHSQFPIRTFSAEVQSFTDTVQQAILDKNQLAVLVSGEPGTGKTAWTQAVAKEILVPLGYVIFILDHDAVENFVPPSYLERICIIINEADNLAQDRSTAEAQRTNKTEHILSLLDGTLYQSVIDEHGIQFQQKLVVLMTCNTTERLDPAMLRKGRVDFTSEFTHKFV from the coding sequence ATGAGTGCGGAAGACATGGGTGATCGCGAAAACAATTTTCATCAAAACAATTCTCCAAATAGAGGTCTGCTAGGCTCTGGTTGGCGACCTTTTTACCGTCAATTTGATTGGGAACACGTGGTACATTTAGCGTCTAGCGATCCCTTAGAACTAGCTCAAAAAACTTTAGGGGCAGCTAGCGACATTGCCGACGCAATGGGACGACACCAATATACTTGGTGGGCAAATATTTTAAATGTATTCTCGGAAAATACTCGCTACGAAATTGATGAATTTTGGGATTACATTACTCCGCAGCCAGTTTACCCGGATTACCGCTACAAAGACGTTTTAGTTACCGAAACGCCTGTGGTGCAATTGGTCAGCCGCGCTAGCATTCCCATCGACTACGTTCTCAATAAGCTCCAAGAGATTACTGTTTTCAAAGTTCTGGATTTGCTAGGGAAACCGGATGCAATTACCCAGTCTTTTATGGAGCGACATTTTTCTTATCCCCCGGAGCGGTTTGTTAGCTGGGAACGCTTGGAAGTTTTGGGTACTGTTTATGCTTCTTGGGCCCGATTCGGCTGCTGGCTGCAAATTGACAGCTACGACAGGGGAAGACGCTGCTACACTCTAATTTGCCAAGATATTGCGCCGCTCGTTAGCAAGGCAACTTATAATTTAGCGGTGATTCTGGGCGGGTACAAAAGCCGCGTCGGACAGGTTCACAGCCAGTTCCCAATTCGCACGTTTTCTGCGGAGGTTCAAAGTTTTACCGATACAGTTCAGCAGGCAATTCTCGATAAAAATCAGTTGGCTGTTTTGGTTAGTGGCGAACCGGGAACGGGCAAAACTGCTTGGACGCAAGCGGTAGCAAAGGAAATTTTAGTGCCCCTGGGTTATGTAATTTTTATCTTAGACCACGATGCTGTGGAAAATTTTGTGCCTCCGAGTTATTTAGAGCGGATTTGTATTATTATCAACGAGGCTGATAATTTGGCTCAAGATCGATCGACCGCAGAAGCCCAACGCACTAACAAAACTGAACACATTTTGAGTTTGCTGGATGGAACTTTGTATCAAAGCGTCATCGACGAACACGGCATTCAATTTCAGCAAAAACTCGTAGTTTTGATGACTTGCAACACCACTGAAAGATTAGATCCTGCAATGTTACGGAAAGGCAGAGTGGATTTTACCAGTGAATTTACGCACAAATTTGTTTGA
- a CDS encoding DUF370 domain-containing protein translates to MDIQLINIGFGNIVSANRVIAIVSPESAPIKRIITDARERGQLVDATYGRRTRAVIITDSSHVILSAIQPETVANRFVISKDGQGRDD, encoded by the coding sequence ATGGATATTCAATTAATTAATATCGGTTTTGGTAACATTGTGTCTGCTAATCGAGTGATTGCCATTGTCAGTCCCGAGTCAGCGCCAATTAAGCGGATTATTACTGATGCGCGGGAGCGGGGACAACTTGTTGACGCAACTTACGGCCGCCGCACGAGAGCGGTAATTATTACAGATTCGAGTCACGTCATCCTCTCGGCGATTCAGCCGGAAACGGTTGCTAATCGTTTTGTGATCAGCAAAGACGGTCAAGGTCGGGATGATTGA
- a CDS encoding TIGR03792 family protein: MVIEWLKFKVPQEKWEQFIQRDQEVWTTGLKSWDGFLGKEIWVDPVENEVVMLIRWETREKWKAVPQSTIDELDAKMGDLQIAIAESREYQVRKFLH, translated from the coding sequence ATGGTTATTGAGTGGCTTAAATTTAAAGTACCTCAAGAAAAGTGGGAGCAGTTTATTCAGCGAGATCAGGAAGTTTGGACGACGGGACTAAAAAGTTGGGACGGTTTTTTAGGCAAAGAAATTTGGGTAGATCCGGTGGAAAATGAGGTGGTGATGTTGATTCGCTGGGAAACTAGGGAGAAGTGGAAGGCGGTGCCACAAAGCACAATCGACGAGTTGGATGCCAAAATGGGCGATTTGCAAATTGCGATCGCCGAAAGTCGCGAATATCAAGTTCGCAAGTTTTTGCATTAG